ACCGTTAGCGCCAAGCAGGGTAATAGCCTAATTATTATTTAGGTCATAATGTAGGTGTTACTGCATCTCAAAATTATAAAAATTACGGGCGTGTGGCGTAGTTGGTAGCGCGCTCCCTTAGCATGGGAGAGGTCTTCGGTTCGACTCCGGACTCGtccaattcttttttgtctAGCTTTCCCGTATTAATTTTGTTGAGCGTGAAGTGAAGCTTCGTAAAGAATGACAGAAAAGTCTTCACTAGAcgcaggttgtgattacTTCTGGATCGCGcgtatataaagagagACTAGTGTGCTAGTCTCTCGTAGAGGAGCTGTTATGTAGAAGGTAAGAAGAATAACAGATTATTTGAGAAAATATGAGTGAACTGAGCGtagaagagaagagagacagGTACATAAAGTACCTGGTTCAACAATGTCTTTAAAAGATAAAGCCCATTTTTCTGTTTAGCCATCATAGACTTCGTACCATCCGAGCTGACCATTTGTAAGGAattctttccaaaaacaaaacgacCATTTGATGTTGccgttgctgctgaaatGGATATCAAATTGAAACCCACATCAGGAAAATAAGCCACATTGTTCAAAAGGAAGCCATTAGTTTGAACTTTTCCGAATCCTTTGGTGGTGGCGTTCCCCACAGTACCAGTCAACTCCTCCCGTTTACACATCTTCAGCTCGCTAAACATTTTCGCATCATTGCATACATGGATCGAACCACCGCTATCAAAAACCCAGTTCCCTTTGAAAAGCGGTGTTGATGCGTATAGCGTAGCATATAAGCTTTGTGGTCCACCTCTTTTTCCATGCGATCTGAAAATCTCAGCATCCGGATAGTCCCGCTTATACTTTGCGCACTTACTAATCGGATGGTTTTCACCACAGTGGAAACACTTGATCTGAGAGTGATAGGTGCTCCCTTTAGCGGCCATGGCTACCTCGCCATGTTCCGCCTTCCcttctccaagatcttggagtAAATCGTAAACTTCCTTTAAGGACACCGATTTACGCTTCCCGACAAAACTCATACACGATTTGATTTTGTCCGGGTTTAGCGCCATTAATACCAAGGCCGCCATTCTCTCCTCTGGAGAAGACCTCGGGTCATCAATGCGCCCATAACTGGCCAGTTGGTTACAAAACTTTACTGACCAAGCAGCTTGTTCCTTCAAGCTATTATTCATCATTGGTTTGAGATTTGAGGCAGTTTCTACATAGCCCCTCACTTTCAAGTCAGAATACTCCGATTTGAGATACTTCAGCACGTCTAGCGACGTAGAAGTTTGATGATTAAGATAGTAATTTTCAATAATTACTTTGATCTCATCATTCACTGAGGTCTCGATGACCAAGTATAACGCTTGTTCAAATGTCTTGCGGAGCGTCATAACATGACGGGGACCTAGGTTTCTTCCCAATATGGTTTGAGAGATTTGCCCAGTCTCCATATACTCAGCCCATTCTAGGCTAGTAATGTCAACGAGTGAACAGATTCGACTGAACCATAGATCGAAGTTCAAAGAACCGGTAAGCACAGTGGGAATAGGTTTACTACTCACGACTGCAGGGCTCATAACCTGTTGCACCAAGTACTTCATGTACctgtctctcttctcttctaCGCTCAGTTCACTCATATTTTCTCAAATAATCTGTTATTCTTCTTACCTTCTACATAACAGCTCCTCTACGAGAGACTAGCACACTAGTctctctttatatacgCGCGATCCAGAAgtaatcacaacctgcgTCTAGTGAAGACTTTTCTGTCATTCTTTACGAAGCTTCACTTCACGCTCAACATATTCCAACATTAAGAGAGGGACGGGCAGATGTTGTCCTTTGCTGTtatgtttttgttgtctCAATCCTCGTTAGAGGAGGAGGTAAGCGTATAAAATTTATCAGCATTTTGATTTACATTTTCCACTTGATAAAGAGGGCTACAGACCCAAATTTCATTTCTGTGGGAAAGATAAGTACCGACCAGGTACTACTATTTGAGAGGATTGCTACTGGAATATCAGAAAGTCGCACCTGGACCTTTATCTCCTCGTTACTCTACTACCCTATAATAGCCAGACCGTCAACAATTCCCATTTATAGTAAGcaggaacaaaaaaaaattgtgtTTAAGTTGTACCatactaaaaaaaaatattcaaaacTAGCTCATCACATACCTTCAGCTTGAATATAGCGTGGCAGGTTTCCATCGCTGTATTATATGCTCAAACTGCAGGTTGTTTTGGTTCCTCCGAGGGCATTAGAATTCATTCAGCCGGCTGCCGGATTGACCATTCCCCCGTCCAACAATACATTAAGCAATACCTCAACTCTTTTTAAAAATGGAATCAATCCGTACGATAGATCGTTGAAGGTGCCTTCGAACAACTCAGTATCTCAACTGAACAGCAATGTGCGTAACCTGCTGTATGCAAGAACTCAGTTTGAGAAATGCGTGAAAAAATTCCTTGTTTTGACCAGCCCGAATAATACCCTGTACGAACTTTCAAATATAATCATGGATAAACTAGATAAAATGTATCGAGATATGGACGATGATTTTCAGATATGCACCCTGCAGGATAATAAATGTAACGATTTGGATCCCGACTTTATTATCAAGGATGTGTTCTGCATGAATAATGTGGTCAGAGTGTTAATAAACAAGAACATCGAGTTTGACAAATATTCGGCAGTTTCGAAGTACCCTcagttgaaaagaagaaaactAAACGGGAAATTTGAGGAGCCTGTTCAGAATTCAGGTCAAAAACTGCATGGTGAGGTTTTGGCGATCTCAAAGAAGAGACTATCGAAGCCTGCACCGAGTCCATCGTCTAGTACATCAGGGTGTAAGATCGCCGTGCCATTTACGAGGGTTGCTACATCGTTGTCTCAAGAACCTTATAGAGATATTGACTCCATAATGCTGAGCTCGACTGGAGATGAGTCAGATTTGGGACAGGGGACAACCTTCCAACCGAAATCCATTTTGAGTGGTTTGACCGACAAACCTACGGGAAAACTTGTCCCTGACGATATCACTTCGAAAGCACCGAATGGGAACTACAAAAATGGCAAAACATACTTGCAGGTACCACAGCAAGAAACTCTGCTCGGGACACCAAGGATATCAACCGTTACACCAAATAAACTAACCCCGCTGGATACTAATAACGATTTAATTGATGTGGAAGAACCAGAACCAATGACCACCGTTATTAGGCATCCTCCACAGACAGTTATTACTCCCAAGTATGCAAATTCCGAAAACGAGCCTCCTAGCTCGAAAAAACGAGGTGACAAATCGGTAGATGAAGAGTCCAAAACTCTTCGTAGTGACCTGAAGAATAAAATCTCGGGAAGGAGGGTCCCCAGATCTTTAGAGAGAACTTCAGAAACTGATATACGCAAGAAACATGAACTGTTACCCAGTAGGAAGATGTCTTTGCAGCGACAACAGAGCTCGATCGCCGATGATAAAGGATCCCCAATGAAAAATGTAAACGGCACAAGTGATGGGTCGATCTCAGACCAGGTACATCTTGCTGAATTACCAgataaaagaagaaagacTGAGAGTGTTGAGACTGATAAGCCAAAGACCAAGGGTAAGAGCATATTTGAAAAGATTATGGAAAATAAGCATTCAGAGCTGCAAATCGTGAACTCGACGAATAAAACTACAGGTAATAGCGAACTCGTACAGAATCGACCAAGCCAGCACTCTCCCTCTGTAGAGACGACCACAAAATTTACTTTCGATCCTGCGAGTAGGATCTTGAGCAGTAATGAGAATGCACATATCAGCGATCAAGACTCCCAACAGAATGACTCGTCTTTACATTCTCTCAGTAACTCCAGTTTTCTGAAATCTGATCTGATAGAAATGTTTGCTAATAAGGACTTTGATCATTTACCCTGGCTAGGAGGTAGTTCGAGAACTCATAAAATTTCATTACCGAATGGGAAGTCTAGAAAAAAGCCGTATCTCACAGTACTCAATAAAGATATTGATAATTCGCGACCAGATCCAAGAAATATTCTCCCATCAAGGATAACAAGGAACGCTGCCAAAAAGGCTGCTCAAAAGCTTTCTAGTCAGAACTGGGTGGCAGACACTGCTCACCCCACAACGTCGAGTGAAACCAGTGGCGGAGGAGAACTATATGACTCAGAAGATTATTCCAGTGACAGCTCTACAGGCATTGTGACGGAGGTTTCTTCTGAAGATGAACCTGCTCGATCATTTGAGCCGGAGAAAGATTTAAAACTTGTGAGTCAGAGTTTGAAAGAGAGGGTAATTGAAGACCATGTACTTCAATCCTTGAATGCCAAAATAGATCAGCCCACAAAAGAATTAGAGAATAAAAAGCAACAAGATAAGACAGTTTCTTATAGAGGTTTGAGCTTAAATTGTCGAGAAACGGGTCCAATTGCTTCAAAGGAAACCCTCTCCAAACGTATAGAAGCAAATTCTCGGGCTCTAGGATTAGATCCCGCCGGAAACCTCCGTATCATTGGTGGTCATTCTTCAGCAGATAACTTCATTGCATACACATCAGGTAAACAGAGATTGGCCAAAAAGGATATTTCATCAAAAGGCGCTAGTCTTGGTAATACTGAGTACAGAGCAATACGTCATAACTTTCCACCACTTTTGACAGCTAAGAATTCTCAAATC
The genomic region above belongs to Huiozyma naganishii CBS 8797 chromosome 2, complete genome and contains:
- the KNAG0B05210 gene encoding DUF5314 domain-containing protein, whose amino-acid sequence is MSELSVEEKRDRYMKYLVQQVMSPAVVSSKPIPTVLTGSLNFDLWFSRICSLVDITSLEWAEYMETGQISQTILGRNLGPRHVMTLRKTFEQALYLVIETSVNDEIKVIIENYYLNHQTSTSLDVLKYLKSEYSDLKVRGYVETASNLKPMMNNSLKEQAAWSVKFCNQLASYGRIDDPRSSPEERMAALVLMALNPDKIKSCMSFVGKRKSVSLKEVYDLLQDLGEGKAEHGEVAMAAKGSTYHSQIKCFHCGENHPISKCAKYKRDYPDAEIFRSHGKRGGPQSLYATLYASTPLFKGNWVFDSGGSIHVCNDAKMFSELKMCKREELTGTVGNATTKGFGKVQTNGFLLNNVAYFPDVGFNLISISAATATSNGRFVFGKNSLQMVSSDGTKSMMAKQKNGLYLLKTLLNQVLYVPVSLLFYAQFTHIFSNNLLFFLPST
- the NET1 gene encoding Net1p (similar to Saccharomyces cerevisiae NET1 (YJL076W) and TOF2 (YKR010C); ancestral locus Anc_1.294), whose protein sequence is MLKLQVVLVPPRALEFIQPAAGLTIPPSNNTLSNTSTLFKNGINPYDRSLKVPSNNSVSQLNSNVRNLLYARTQFEKCVKKFLVLTSPNNTLYELSNIIMDKLDKMYRDMDDDFQICTLQDNKCNDLDPDFIIKDVFCMNNVVRVLINKNIEFDKYSAVSKYPQLKRRKLNGKFEEPVQNSGQKLHGEVLAISKKRLSKPAPSPSSSTSGCKIAVPFTRVATSLSQEPYRDIDSIMLSSTGDESDLGQGTTFQPKSILSGLTDKPTGKLVPDDITSKAPNGNYKNGKTYLQVPQQETLLGTPRISTVTPNKLTPLDTNNDLIDVEEPEPMTTVIRHPPQTVITPKYANSENEPPSSKKRGDKSVDEESKTLRSDLKNKISGRRVPRSLERTSETDIRKKHELLPSRKMSLQRQQSSIADDKGSPMKNVNGTSDGSISDQVHLAELPDKRRKTESVETDKPKTKGKSIFEKIMENKHSELQIVNSTNKTTGNSELVQNRPSQHSPSVETTTKFTFDPASRILSSNENAHISDQDSQQNDSSLHSLSNSSFLKSDLIEMFANKDFDHLPWLGGSSRTHKISLPNGKSRKKPYLTVLNKDIDNSRPDPRNILPSRITRNAAKKAAQKLSSQNWVADTAHPTTSSETSGGGELYDSEDYSSDSSTGIVTEVSSEDEPARSFEPEKDLKLVSQSLKERVIEDHVLQSLNAKIDQPTKELENKKQQDKTVSYRGLSLNCRETGPIASKETLSKRIEANSRALGLDPAGNLRIIGGHSSADNFIAYTSGKQRLAKKDISSKGASLGNTEYRAIRHNFPPLLTAKNSQIQNTSNRTINTTIATTGQVTSSGASLNSANLRSQEVAKKQETSFQSSNNDAHDCSRSKSLAHLVKGLSLKLPSQSKKKVCFIRHRIV